The Thalassotalea agarivorans region ACCACATGGGTTATTCATCTGATTACGTAACTGAAGGTGGGAATGTTCACTTAGCATTGGCCTTTAACCCATCACACTTAGAAATTGTAAACCCAGTAGTTATGGGCTCTGTACGCGCACGTCTAGACCGTCGCGGCAGCAGTGGTGACTTGGTATTACCTATTACGATTCACGGTGACTCTGCTATTGCAGGTCAAGGTGTGGTGCAAGAAACCTTTAACATGTCGCAAGCGCGCGCGTTTGGTGTAGGCGGCTCAGTTCGCATTGTTGTAAACAACCAAGTTGGCTTTACAACATCAAATGCAAGCGATACTCGCAGTGGCGAATACTGTACTGAAATTGCAAAAATGGTACAGGCACCGATTCTTCACGTGAATAGCGACGACCCAGAAGCGGTTATTCTGGCGACTCAAATTGCATTAGACTTTAGAAATACCTTCAAGCGCGATGTTGTTATCGACCTTGTTTGTTATCGCCGTCATGGCCATAACGAAGCAGACGAGCCAAATGCAACACAGCCATTGATGTATCAAAAAATTAAGAAACATCCAACGCCACGTCAAATTTATGCAGACAAGCTTGCAGCAGAAGGTTCTATTGCTGCGGCAAAAGCAAAAGAGCTTGTAGATTACTATCGTAAACTGCTTGATGAAGGCCAGTGTACGGTAGAACAGTGGCGTCCAATGTCTGAACATTCAGTGGATTGGACACCGTTCATCGGCCACGAATGGGATGACAAATACGACAACAATATTTCAGTAGATGCTTTAAAAACGCTTGCTGAAAAAGTATCTAGTTACCCAGAATCGCATCCAGTGCAATCGCGCGTTAAAAAGATTTATGACGATCGCAAGAAAATGGCTGCAGGTGAACGCCCACTTGATTGGGGTATGGCAGAAACACTAGCTTATGCTGCTATCTTAGAGCGTGGCGAGCGTGTCAGAATCACAGGTCAAGATTCAGGTCGTGGTACTTTCTTCCATCGCCATGCGGTATTGCATAACCAAGACGATGCCTCTACTTACATGCCACTTCAAAACCTAAGCGACAAGCAAGGGCCATTTGAAGTACATGACTCAGTACTATCAGAAGTGTCTGTACTAGCATTTGAATATGGTTATACAACGGCAGAACCAAACGGCTTAACGATTTGGGAAGCACAATTTGGTGACTTCGCTAACTGTGCGCAAGTGGTGTTTGACCAGTTTATTTCATCAGGTGAGCAAAAGTGGGGCCGTTTATGTGGCTTAACCATGTTGCTTCCTCATGGTTATGAGGGCCAAGGGCCGGAGCATAGCTCAGCGCGTTTAGAACGTTTCTTACAGCTTTGTGCTGATCACAACATGCAAGTATGTATTCCATCTACACCAGCGCAGGTGTTTAACATGTTGCGTCGCCAGGTTGTTCGCCCTATGCGTCGTCCGTTGATTGTTATGTCACCTAAATCTCTGCTACGTCATCCATTAGCGGTGTCAAGCTTAGAAGAGCTTTCTGTTGGTGAATACAAAAACGTTATCGGCGAAATTGACGACATTAACCCGAAAGACGTAGAGCGCGTTGTATTTTGTAGTGGTAAAGTTTATTACGAGCTACTAGAGCAACGTCGTAAGAACGAGCAGAAGAATGTGGCAATCGTTCGTGTAGAGCAATTGTACCCATTCCCTGAAAAAGAATTAGCAGCGGAACTTGAACAATACCAACATGTTAAGCAATTTGTTTGGTGTCAAGAAGAGCCTCAAAACCAAGGTGCTTGGTACTGTTCGCAGCATCACTTTAGAGCCGCAATTCCGCAAGGGACATATTTAACTTATGCTGGCCGCCCAGCGTCTGCTGCACCTGCTGTAGGTTATATGTCTGTGCATGTTAAACAACAAAAAGCGCTTGTCGATGACGCGCTGAATGTCGAATAACCAATCATTGGTATTAGTGAGTAAGGATTAAGTAAATGACAACCGAAATTAAGGTTCCTGTTTTACCCGAGTCAGTTGCCGATGCAACGGTAGCAACCTGGCATGTACAAGCTGGCGATGCGGTATCTCGCGACCAGTTATTGGTAGAAATCGAAACAGATAAAGTTGTATTAGAAGTGGTAGCGCCAGAAGATGGTGTAATTTCCGAAATTAGCCAAGAAGAAGGGGCTACCGTATTAGGTGAACAAGTAATTGGTATTATTGCTGAAGGCGAAGGCAAAGCTGCCGCTCCAGCACCAAAAGAGGAAACTCCTGCCGTGTCTGCAGATGTAAAAGTAATTGATATTTTAGTTCCTGTATTGCCAGAGTCTGTTGCTGACGCAACAATTGCTACATGGCATGCACAGGAAGGTGACGCTGTTTCTCGTGATCAAAACTTAGTTGATATCGAAACAGATAAAGTTGTGCTTGAAGTTGTGGCACAAGACGATGGTGTACTGGGCAAAGTATTGTTTGCTGAAGGTGAAACAGTATTAGGCGAGCAAAAAATTGGTGAACTTAATGCAGGCGTTGCCGCAGCAAGTGCAGCACCAGCACCAGCAGAAGCTGAAGAAGCGCCAGCAGCTGGCGACGAAATTGCAAGCCCATCTGTACGTCGTTTAATGAACGAAAAAGGCCTTAGTGCATCAGACGTAACTGGCACAGGTAAAGGCGGTCGTATCACTAAAGAAGACGTAGAAAAAGCGGCTAACAAGCCGGCAGCTGCACCAGCTAAACCGTCTCCTGCACCAGCGGCACAAGCAAGTGCTG contains the following coding sequences:
- a CDS encoding 2-oxoglutarate dehydrogenase E1 component is translated as MPEGVMKAWLESSHLSGNNSAYIEELYESYLDNAHSVSDEWREVFDSLPKVDGSSVEYRHSEIREEFKELAKQVGRQVIVSGGSDAKQVKVLQLINAFRFRGHQNANIDPLGLWQRDQVRDLQLSHHDLSDNDLNTEFNVGSFVAGQETMKLGDLHKALKNTYCGSIGAEYMHMTSTEEKRWIQQRLESIQSKAQLDTAQKEEILKGLIAADGLEKYLGAKFPGAKRFSLEGGDALVPMLKELIMRAGSHGTKEVVIGMAHRGRLNVLVNVLGKNPSVLFDEFAGKHDESLGSGDVKYHMGYSSDYVTEGGNVHLALAFNPSHLEIVNPVVMGSVRARLDRRGSSGDLVLPITIHGDSAIAGQGVVQETFNMSQARAFGVGGSVRIVVNNQVGFTTSNASDTRSGEYCTEIAKMVQAPILHVNSDDPEAVILATQIALDFRNTFKRDVVIDLVCYRRHGHNEADEPNATQPLMYQKIKKHPTPRQIYADKLAAEGSIAAAKAKELVDYYRKLLDEGQCTVEQWRPMSEHSVDWTPFIGHEWDDKYDNNISVDALKTLAEKVSSYPESHPVQSRVKKIYDDRKKMAAGERPLDWGMAETLAYAAILERGERVRITGQDSGRGTFFHRHAVLHNQDDASTYMPLQNLSDKQGPFEVHDSVLSEVSVLAFEYGYTTAEPNGLTIWEAQFGDFANCAQVVFDQFISSGEQKWGRLCGLTMLLPHGYEGQGPEHSSARLERFLQLCADHNMQVCIPSTPAQVFNMLRRQVVRPMRRPLIVMSPKSLLRHPLAVSSLEELSVGEYKNVIGEIDDINPKDVERVVFCSGKVYYELLEQRRKNEQKNVAIVRVEQLYPFPEKELAAELEQYQHVKQFVWCQEEPQNQGAWYCSQHHFRAAIPQGTYLTYAGRPASAAPAVGYMSVHVKQQKALVDDALNVE
- the odhB gene encoding 2-oxoglutarate dehydrogenase complex dihydrolipoyllysine-residue succinyltransferase; translated protein: MTTEIKVPVLPESVADATVATWHVQAGDAVSRDQLLVEIETDKVVLEVVAPEDGVISEISQEEGATVLGEQVIGIIAEGEGKAAAPAPKEETPAVSADVKVIDILVPVLPESVADATIATWHAQEGDAVSRDQNLVDIETDKVVLEVVAQDDGVLGKVLFAEGETVLGEQKIGELNAGVAAASAAPAPAEAEEAPAAGDEIASPSVRRLMNEKGLSASDVTGTGKGGRITKEDVEKAANKPAAAPAKPSPAPAAQASAVLGERTQKRVPMTRLRKTIANRLLEAKNSTAMLTTFNEVNMKPIMDLRKQYKDVFEDRHGVRLGFMSFYVKAVTEALKRFPAVNASIDGDDIVYHNFFDVSIAVSTPRGLVTPVLRDADQLGMAGIESGIRELAIKGRDGKLTMDEMQGGNFTITNGGVFGSLLSTPIINLPQTAILGMHKIQDRPMAVDGKVEILPMMYLALSYDHRLIDGKESVGFLVTIKELLEDPTRLLLDI